The Gemmatimonadota bacterium DNA window CGTACCCTTCCGGCAGCCGCTCGGACAGCTTGCGCGCGAGGGTGAGGCCGTTGGCGTGGATGCCGCTGCTTTCCAGGAGGACGATTGCGTCGCCGGCCGCCAGGTCCTCGCCCAGGGTGAGGCGGGACTTCGGCCGGATGATGCCCACGCAGGAAGCGGCCAAGTCGATGGCGCCTTCCTCCACCACGCCGGTCAGGCAGGGCGTCTCGCCACCGCCCCAGGCCACGCCCAGGACGTCGCAGGCCGCCTTCCAGCCGTCGACCAGGTCGTTCATGCGTTCGGTGTCGTCGAACCAGTCCGAAGAACCGGCGGCCCAGTAGGCGTGGATGCTCAGGGGGCGGGCGCCCACGGTGACGAGGTCGTTGACGGCCGTGGCGATGGTGTCCTGCGCGATGTGGTCGTACCAGGTCCGCCCCGATGCCTTCGATGTTTCCGACCCCTTCGATATCTCCGACATCTCCGGCGGCCCCGACACACCCGACACCGCCTGCACCTCCCGCATCGCATCCGCCACCAGGGCCTTGGTGCCCAGGCATTCGGTGATGGAGGCGAGATAGGCGTCGCCGATATCCACTACGTAGGCCGACTCCCCGCGGCTGGCCGCCACCTCGCGGACACCTGTGTGCGCACCCGCGCGCTCGAGGTTGGCCCCCGTGGTCCGCGCCGCCTGCTGGGCGAGGACCTTCAAAGGATCGATCCGGTCGTAGTCCACACCGGAATCCTCGTAGGTCAGCCGGTTACCGGCCGGCGGACCACCAGGCGCGCCAGCTCCCGCTACCTGATCGCCCGTCGCGCCGCTTCCACCCGGCGCACCACTGCGGTCGCTCGTATGTTCGTCGGCCATGCCCGTCCTTTCGGAGTTCCTCAGGTTCCCGTGGTGAACAGTTCCCGCAGCCTGCGGGCCACGAGCTGGACTTCGCCTTCCTCGAGCTGCAGCGTGCGCGGACCCGGACCGTCGTAGATGATTTTCGGGTCGCCCGCGCGCAACAGCCGGCCCACGTCTTCCCGGGACAGGGGGATGACCACC harbors:
- a CDS encoding phosphoribosylformylglycinamidine cyclo-ligase yields the protein MADEHTSDRSGAPGGSGATGDQVAGAGAPGGPPAGNRLTYEDSGVDYDRIDPLKVLAQQAARTTGANLERAGAHTGVREVAASRGESAYVVDIGDAYLASITECLGTKALVADAMREVQAVSGVSGPPEMSEISKGSETSKASGRTWYDHIAQDTIATAVNDLVTVGARPLSIHAYWAAGSSDWFDDTERMNDLVDGWKAACDVLGVAWGGGETPCLTGVVEEGAIDLAASCVGIIRPKSRLTLGEDLAAGDAIVLLESSGIHANGLTLARKLSERLPEGYATVMPGGRTYGEALLDPTVLYPPVTEAAFEAGIGLRYIANITGHGWRKIMRHPGRFTYRITEVPPVPEVLQFMVDETRQTSGEAYGSLNMGTGFALFVRPEDGGAAVACAEAQGIRAWVAGVVEDGPRQVVIEPIGVTLSGESLALRD